A single Flavobacteriales bacterium DNA region contains:
- a CDS encoding gamma-glutamyltranspeptidase has protein sequence MSLGAIAAGHETTLESAEEILRAGGNAFDAAISACFTLFAAEPCMGSAGAGGFAMCHSNAHGTHLLDFFTQTPRAKDVDRELDFRPVTVDFGTEQEIFHIGKASIAVPGVIAGLGELHRRYGTMPMSELVQHAKSVSKAGVHVNEFGEIDMALLQDIFKLEESVQDIFFRDGEPKKLGDTMVYPHLADFLDFIASEGDRGFYHGEIGERVSRSIYEGGGFLTRADFQNYRARWSRPMLMPYHGNQLCLPNGPSYGGAIMALLDHHRNQDGLGLTSLLGLVKEEIHEKGGIGRTMKRLLPNLDYRYQGTGEASKGTSHFSIIDAQGNAIGLTLSIGEGSGYWIPGTDMQMNNMLGELFLLPKGAHSWALDQRLNSMMSPVMVRDLEGQVRYVGGSGGAGRIPYVIYQVMEALFAHGLSLEEATLFPRQHWHEGTLHFEAGSQVEDVASDRTQRCWDEHSLFFGGVHSIYTDGSGGLQAVGDPRRYGVAKVL, from the coding sequence ATGAGCCTAGGAGCCATAGCCGCAGGGCATGAAACGACTTTGGAATCGGCAGAAGAGATCCTCCGTGCTGGAGGGAATGCCTTCGATGCGGCTATCTCAGCTTGCTTCACGCTCTTTGCCGCAGAACCATGCATGGGCTCGGCCGGAGCGGGTGGCTTTGCGATGTGTCACTCTAACGCGCATGGCACACATCTTTTGGATTTCTTCACTCAGACTCCCCGTGCCAAGGACGTGGACCGCGAGCTCGATTTCAGGCCGGTCACTGTAGATTTCGGTACCGAACAGGAGATATTCCACATCGGCAAGGCAAGCATTGCTGTTCCGGGGGTGATCGCGGGTCTGGGGGAACTACACCGTAGATATGGTACCATGCCCATGTCCGAATTGGTGCAACATGCCAAGTCGGTCTCTAAAGCGGGGGTCCATGTCAATGAATTCGGGGAGATAGATATGGCCCTTCTCCAAGACATCTTCAAGCTAGAGGAATCAGTCCAAGATATCTTCTTCCGTGATGGTGAGCCCAAGAAGCTGGGGGATACCATGGTCTATCCTCATCTGGCCGATTTTCTGGATTTCATCGCCTCAGAGGGAGACCGGGGTTTCTATCACGGGGAGATAGGTGAAAGAGTGAGTCGGTCGATCTATGAAGGAGGAGGTTTTCTGACCCGAGCTGATTTCCAGAATTATCGTGCACGCTGGAGCCGACCCATGTTGATGCCCTATCACGGGAATCAACTTTGCCTACCCAATGGACCGAGCTACGGTGGAGCCATCATGGCCTTGCTCGACCATCATCGCAACCAAGATGGACTAGGGCTTACGAGCTTGCTGGGGCTGGTCAAGGAGGAGATACATGAGAAGGGGGGAATCGGCCGCACGATGAAACGATTGCTCCCAAATCTGGATTACCGCTATCAAGGTACCGGTGAGGCCAGCAAGGGTACCAGTCATTTTTCCATCATCGATGCTCAAGGGAATGCCATCGGTCTCACATTGAGTATAGGCGAGGGGAGCGGATATTGGATTCCGGGTACGGATATGCAGATGAACAACATGCTCGGAGAACTTTTCCTCCTGCCCAAGGGTGCGCATTCTTGGGCACTGGACCAGCGACTCAATTCCATGATGTCACCGGTCATGGTCCGGGACCTGGAAGGCCAGGTGCGCTATGTAGGTGGTTCTGGAGGTGCAGGACGTATTCCCTATGTGATCTATCAGGTGATGGAAGCTCTATTTGCACACGGTCTTTCTCTGGAAGAAGCTACCCTCTTTCCACGCCAGCATTGGCATGAGGGCACACTGCACTTCGAGGCAGGTAGTCAAGTGGAAGATGTGGCCTCTGACCGCACCCAGCGCTGTTGGGACGAGCATTCGCTCTTCTTCGGTGGAGTTCATTCTATCTACACAGATGGCTCAGGCGGACTTCAAGCAGTCGGAGATCCGAGAAGGTATGGGGTAGCGAAGGTGCTCTGA
- a CDS encoding VOC family protein, translating to MSAKPLKIDFLDHVAIRVKSLSRSAEWYEMVLGLQRYEIPEWGAYPIFMLSGRSGVALFPAQLDHPKLDTHSRNVRIDHFAFHVDRANYELAKERFTQSGIHFKEHDHIYFNSIYLHDPDGHEVELTTLQVSPERFYKTDEGH from the coding sequence ATGAGTGCTAAGCCGTTGAAGATCGACTTCTTGGATCATGTGGCTATACGGGTGAAAAGCTTGTCGAGATCCGCTGAGTGGTATGAAATGGTCTTAGGACTGCAGCGCTATGAGATACCGGAATGGGGCGCCTATCCCATCTTCATGTTGAGCGGACGATCCGGAGTGGCTCTCTTCCCTGCGCAGCTGGACCATCCCAAGTTGGATACGCATTCTCGGAACGTACGTATCGATCATTTCGCATTCCATGTGGATAGAGCGAATTATGAATTGGCGAAAGAACGATTCACTCAGAGCGGAATCCACTTCAAAGAGCATGACCACATTTATTTCAATTCGATCTATCTCCACGACCCCGATGGACATGAAGTGGAGTTGACCACCCTACAAGTTTCTCCAGAAAGATTCTATAAGACCGATGAAGGACATTGA
- a CDS encoding putative metal-dependent hydrolase, which translates to MKDIETLRFPVGRFQMPGVLSSEQRKQMTETIRAFPEKLEAMVSGLSEELDWRYRPEGWMIRQVVHHCADSHMNALIRFKLTLTEDSPTIRPYFEDRWAELTDTLDAPIRESLDILKGVHSRWSRLLGGMSDSDFAKHYVHPEYQNTYTLDQALANYDWHCKHHAAHIQQALEHKGEFNT; encoded by the coding sequence ATGAAGGACATTGAAACACTCCGTTTCCCGGTAGGGAGATTCCAAATGCCCGGTGTGCTGAGCTCGGAACAGCGCAAGCAGATGACGGAGACCATCCGAGCATTTCCAGAAAAGCTGGAAGCGATGGTCTCAGGCCTTAGCGAAGAATTGGATTGGCGCTATCGGCCAGAGGGTTGGATGATAAGGCAGGTCGTGCATCACTGTGCAGACAGTCATATGAATGCCCTCATCCGTTTCAAGTTGACCCTGACCGAGGACTCTCCTACCATACGACCCTATTTCGAAGACCGCTGGGCCGAGCTTACAGACACGCTGGATGCTCCGATCCGGGAGTCGCTTGATATTCTGAAGGGTGTACATAGCCGATGGTCCAGATTGCTGGGTGGAATGAGCGATAGTGATTTTGCCAAGCATTATGTGCATCCGGAATACCAGAACACCTACACCTTGGATCAGGCCTTGGCCAACTACGATTGGCATTGCAAGCATCATGCGGCACATATCCAGCAAGCATTGGAACATAAAGGGGAATTCAACACTTGA